Proteins encoded in a region of the Papaver somniferum chloroplast, complete genome genome:
- the psbD gene encoding photosystem II protein D2, with product MTIALGRFTKDEKDLFDTMDDWLRRDRFVFVGWSGLLLFPCAYFAVGGWFTGTTFVTSWYTHGLASSYLEGCNFLTAAVSTPANSLAHSLLLLWGPEAQGDFTRWCQLGGLWAFVALHGAFGLIGFMLRQFELARSVQLRPYNAIAFSGPIAVFVSVFLIYPLGQSGWFFAPSFGVAAIFRFILFFQGFHNWTLNPFHMMGVAGVLGAALLCAIHGATVENTLFEDGDGANTFRAFNPTQAEETYSMVTANRFWSQIFGVAFSNKRWLHFFMLFVPVTGLWMSALGVVGLALNLRAYDFVSQEIRAAEDPEFETFYTKNILLNEGIRAWMAAQDQPHENLIFPEEVLPRGNAL from the coding sequence ATGACTATAGCCCTTGGTAGATTTACCAAAGATGAAAAAGATTTATTTGATACTATGGATGACTGGTTACGGAGGGACCGTTTCGTTTTTGTAGGTTGGTCCGGTCTATTGCTCTTTCCTTGTGCTTATTTCGCTGTAGGAGGTTGGTTCACAGGTACAACCTTTGTTACTTCATGGTATACCCATGGGTTGGCCAGTTCCTATTTGGAAGGCTGCAATTTCTTAACCGCCGCAGTTTCTACTCCTGCTAATAGTTTAGCACATTCTTTGTTGCTACTATGGGGTCCTGAAGCACAAGGGGATTTTACTCGTTGGTGTCAATTAGGTGGTCTATGGGCTTTTGTTGCTCTCCATGGCGCTTTCGGACTAATAGGTTTCATGTTACGTCAATTCGAACTTGCTCGATCTGTTCAATTGCGACCGTATAATGCAATTGCATTTTCTGGTCCAATTGCTGTTTTTGTTTCTGTATTTCTGATTTATCCACTAGGACAATCTGGTTGGTTCTTTGCACCTAGTTTTGGTGTAGCAGCTATATTTCGATTCATCCTGTTCTTCCAAGGATTTCATAATTGGACGTTGAACCCATTTCATATGATGGGAGTTGCCGGCGTATTGGGTGCTGCTCTCTTATGCGCTATTCATGGTGCTACCGTGGAAAATACTTTATTTGAAGATGGTGACGGTGCAAATACATTCCGTGCTTTTAACCCAACTCAAGCCGAAGAGACTTATTCAATGGTCACCGCTAACCGCTTTTGGTCCCAAATCTTTGGGGTTGCTTTTTCCAATAAACGTTGGTTACATTTCTTTATGTTATTTGTACCAGTAACCGGTTTATGGATGAGTGCTCTTGGAGTAGTCGGCCTGGCTCTGAACCTGCGTGCCTATGACTTCGTTTCCCAGGAAATACGCGCAGCGGAAGATCCTGAATTTGAGACTTTCTACACTAAAAATATTCTTTTAAACGAGGGTATTCGTGCTTGGATGGCGGCTCAGGATCAGCCTCATGAAAACCTTATATTCCCTGAGGAGGTTCTACCCCGTGGAAACGCTCTTTAA
- the rps14 gene encoding ribosomal protein S14, with protein sequence MARQSLIQREKKRQKLEQKYHLIRQSLKKELSKVPSLSDKWEIYRKLQSPPRNSAPTRLRRRCFSTGRPRANYRDFGLSGHILREMVHACLLPGATRSSW encoded by the coding sequence ATGGCAAGGCAAAGTTTGATTCAGAGGGAGAAGAAGAGGCAGAAGTTGGAACAGAAATATCATTTGATTCGCCAATCCTTAAAAAAAGAACTAAGCAAAGTTCCATCATTGAGTGACAAATGGGAAATTTATAGAAAATTACAATCCCCACCACGTAATAGTGCACCTACACGTCTTCGTCGACGTTGTTTTTCGACCGGAAGACCGAGAGCTAACTATCGAGACTTTGGGTTATCCGGGCACATACTTCGTGAAATGGTTCATGCGTGTTTGTTGCCGGGGGCAACAAGATCGAGTTGGTAA
- the rpoB gene encoding RNA polymerase beta subunit: MLRDGNEGMSTIPGFSQIQFEGFCRFIDQGLMEELYKFPKIEDIDQEIEFQLFVETYQLVEPLIKERDAVYESLTYSSELYVPAGLIWKTGRDIQEQTIFIGNIPLMNSLGTFIVNGIYRIVINQILQSPGIYYRSELDHNGISVYTATIISDWGGRSELEIDRKARIWARVSRKQKISILVLSSAMGSNLREILDNVCYPEIFLSFPNDKEKKKIGSKENAILEFYQQFACVGGDPVFSESLCKELQKKFFQQRCELGRIGRRNMNRRLNLDIPQNNTFLLPRDVLAAADHLIGMKFGMGTLDDMNHLKNKRIRSVADLLQDQFGLALVRLENVVRGTICGAIRHKFIPTPHNLVTSTPLTTTYESFFGLHPLSHVLDRTNPLTQIVHGRKLSYLGPGGLTGRTASFRIRDIHPSHYGRICPIDTSEGINVGLIGSLAIHARIGHWGSLESPFFEIDERFKGVRVVYLSPSRDEYYMVSAGNSLALNQGIQEEQVVPARYRQEYLTIAWEQIHLRSIFPFQYFSIGASLIPFIEHNDANRALMSSNMQRQAVPLSRSEKCIVGTGLERQVALDSGVSAIAEHEGKVVSTDTDKIVFSGNGDTLSIPLVMYQRSNKNTCMHQKSQVQRGNCIKKGQILADGVATVGGELALGKNVLVAYMPWEGYNFEDAVLISERLVYGDVYTSFHIRKYEIQTHVTSQGPERITNEIPHLEAHLLRNLDRNGIVMLGSWVETGDILVGKLTPQMTKESSYAPEDRLLRAILGIQVSTAKETCLKLPIGSRGRVIDVRWIQKKGGSSYNPEMIRVYISQKREIKVGDKVAGRHGNKGIISKILPRQDMPYLQDGTPVDMVFNPLGVPSRMNVGQIFECSLGLAGDLLDRHYRIAPFDERYEQEASRKLVFSELYEASKQTANPWVFEPEYPGKSRIFDGRTGDPFEQPVIIGKSYILKLIHQVDDKIHGRSSGHYALVTQQPLRGRAKQGGQRVGEMEVWALEGFGVAHILQEMLTYKSDHIRARQEVLGTTIIGGTIPKPEDAPESFRLLVRELRSLALELNHFLVSEKNFQIQRKEA; the protein is encoded by the coding sequence ATGCTCCGGGATGGAAATGAGGGAATGTCTACAATACCTGGGTTTAGTCAGATACAATTTGAGGGGTTTTGTAGGTTCATTGATCAGGGCTTGATGGAAGAACTTTATAAATTTCCAAAAATAGAAGATATAGATCAAGAAATTGAATTTCAATTATTTGTGGAAACTTATCAATTGGTAGAACCCTTGATAAAAGAAAGAGATGCTGTGTATGAATCACTGACATATTCTTCTGAATTATATGTACCTGCGGGATTAATTTGGAAAACCGGTAGGGATATACAAGAACAAACCATATTTATTGGAAACATTCCTCTAATGAATTCCCTGGGAACCTTTATAGTAAATGGAATATACAGAATTGTAATCAATCAAATATTGCAAAGCCCAGGTATTTATTACCGTTCAGAATTGGACCATAACGGAATTTCGGTCTATACCGCCACCATAATATCCGATTGGGGAGGAAGATCAGAATTAGAGATTGATCGAAAAGCAAGGATATGGGCTCGTGTGAGTCGGAAACAAAAAATATCTATTCTAGTTCTATCATCAGCTATGGGTTCGAATCTAAGAGAAATTCTAGATAATGTTTGCTACCCTGAAATTTTCTTGTCTTTCCCGAACGATAAGGAGAAAAAAAAGATTGGGTCAAAAGAAAATGCCATTTTGGAATTTTATCAACAGTTTGCTTGTGTCGGCGGGGATCCTGTATTTTCTGAGTCCTTATGTAAGGAATTACAAAAAAAATTTTTTCAACAAAGATGTGAATTAGGAAGGATTGGGCGACGAAATATGAACCGGAGACTTAATCTTGATATACCTCAGAACAATACATTTTTGTTACCACGAGATGTATTGGCAGCGGCGGATCATTTGATCGGAATGAAATTTGGAATGGGTACACTTGACGATATGAATCACTTGAAAAATAAACGTATTCGCTCTGTAGCGGATCTGTTACAAGACCAATTCGGATTGGCTCTGGTTCGTTTAGAAAATGTGGTTCGAGGAACTATATGTGGAGCAATTAGGCATAAATTTATCCCGACTCCCCATAATTTAGTAACATCAACTCCATTAACAACCACTTATGAATCATTTTTCGGTCTACACCCCTTATCTCATGTTTTGGATCGAACTAATCCATTGACACAAATAGTTCATGGGCGAAAATTGAGTTATTTAGGTCCTGGAGGATTGACAGGTCGAACTGCTAGTTTTCGGATACGAGATATCCATCCTAGTCACTATGGACGTATTTGCCCAATTGACACATCTGAAGGAATCAACGTTGGACTTATTGGATCCTTAGCTATTCATGCTAGGATTGGTCATTGGGGGTCTCTCGAAAGTCCGTTTTTTGAAATTGATGAGAGATTCAAAGGGGTACGGGTAGTTTATTTATCGCCAAGCAGAGATGAATACTATATGGTGTCGGCAGGAAATTCTTTGGCGTTGAATCAGGGCATTCAAGAAGAACAGGTTGTTCCAGCTCGATACCGTCAAGAATACCTGACTATTGCATGGGAACAGATTCATCTTCGAAGCATTTTTCCCTTCCAATATTTTTCTATTGGCGCTTCCCTTATTCCTTTTATCGAACATAATGACGCGAATCGGGCTTTAATGAGTTCTAATATGCAACGTCAAGCAGTTCCGCTTTCTCGGTCCGAAAAGTGCATTGTTGGAACTGGGTTGGAACGCCAAGTAGCTCTAGATTCAGGAGTTTCCGCTATAGCGGAACACGAGGGAAAAGTCGTTTCTACCGATACTGACAAGATCGTTTTCTCAGGTAATGGAGACACTCTAAGCATTCCATTGGTTATGTATCAACGTTCCAACAAAAATACTTGTATGCATCAAAAATCCCAAGTTCAACGGGGTAACTGCATTAAAAAGGGACAAATTTTAGCAGATGGTGTTGCTACAGTTGGTGGCGAACTCGCTTTGGGAAAAAACGTATTAGTAGCTTATATGCCATGGGAAGGCTACAATTTTGAAGACGCCGTACTTATTAGTGAACGTCTAGTATATGGCGATGTTTATACTTCTTTTCATATACGGAAATATGAAATTCAGACTCATGTGACAAGCCAAGGCCCTGAAAGGATCACTAATGAAATACCGCATTTAGAAGCCCACTTACTCCGGAATTTAGATAGAAACGGAATTGTGATGCTGGGGTCTTGGGTAGAAACAGGTGATATTTTAGTAGGTAAATTAACGCCTCAGATGACGAAAGAATCATCATATGCCCCGGAAGATAGATTATTACGGGCTATACTTGGCATTCAAGTATCCACTGCAAAGGAAACTTGTCTAAAATTACCTATAGGTAGCAGAGGTCGAGTTATTGATGTGAGATGGATCCAGAAAAAGGGGGGTTCTAGTTATAATCCAGAAATGATTCGTGTATATATTTCACAGAAACGTGAAATAAAAGTAGGGGATAAAGTTGCTGGAAGGCATGGGAATAAAGGTATCATTTCCAAAATTTTGCCTAGACAAGATATGCCGTATTTACAAGACGGAACGCCTGTTGATATGGTCTTCAATCCATTAGGAGTACCTTCACGAATGAATGTAGGACAGATATTTGAATGCTCGCTCGGGTTAGCGGGGGATCTGCTAGACAGGCATTATCGAATAGCACCCTTTGATGAGAGATATGAGCAAGAGGCTTCTAGAAAACTCGTGTTTTCTGAATTATATGAAGCCAGTAAGCAAACAGCGAATCCGTGGGTATTTGAACCCGAGTATCCGGGAAAAAGCAGAATATTTGATGGAAGAACGGGAGATCCTTTTGAACAACCCGTTATAATAGGAAAATCCTATATCCTAAAATTAATTCATCAAGTTGATGATAAAATTCATGGGCGTTCCAGCGGGCATTATGCACTTGTTACACAACAACCCCTTAGGGGAAGGGCTAAGCAAGGGGGCCAACGGGTAGGAGAAATGGAAGTTTGGGCTTTAGAGGGGTTTGGCGTTGCTCACATTTTACAAGAGATGCTTACTTATAAATCTGATCATATTAGAGCTCGTCAGGAAGTACTTGGTACTACGATCATTGGAGGAACAATACCTAAACCTGAGGATGCTCCAGAATCCTTTCGATTGCTCGTTCGAGAACTACGATCTTTGGCTCTGGAATTGAATCATTTCCTTGTATCTGAGAAGAACTTCCAGATTCAAAGGAAGGAAGCTTGA
- the psbM gene encoding photosystem II protein M, protein MEVNILAFIATALFILVPTAFLLIIYVKTVSQNN, encoded by the coding sequence ATGGAAGTAAATATTCTCGCATTTATTGCTACTGCGCTGTTCATTCTAGTTCCTACTGCTTTTTTACTTATCATCTACGTAAAAACAGTCAGTCAAAATAATTGA
- the psaB gene encoding photosystem I P700 chlorophyll a apoprotein A2 codes for MALRFPRFSQGLAQDPTTRRIWFGIATAHDFESHDDITEERLYQNIFASHFGQLAIIFLWTSGNLFHVAWQGNFESWVKDPLHVRPIAHAIWDPHFGQPAVEAFTRGGALGPVNIAYSGVYQWWYTIGLRTNEDLYTGALFLLFLSAISLIAGWLHLQPKWKPSVSWFKNAESRLNHHLSGLFGVSSLAWTGHLVHVAIPGSRGEYVRWNNFLDVLPHPQGLGPLFTGQWNLYAQNPDSDSHLFGTAQGAGTAILTLLGGFHPQTQSLWLTDMAHHHLAIAFLFLVAGHMYRTNFGIGHSMKDLLEAHTPPGGRLGRGHKGLYDTINNSIHFQLGLALASLGVITSLVAQHMYSLPAYAFIAQDFTTQAALYTHHQYIAGFIMTGAFAHGAIFFIRDYNPEQNEDNVLARMLDHKEAIKSHLSWVSLFLGFHTLGLYVHNDVMLAFGTPEKQILIEPIFAQWIQSAHGKTSYGFDVLLSSTNGPAFNAGQSIWLPGWLNAINENSNSLFLTIGPGDFLVHHAIALGLHTTTLILVKGALDARGSKLMPDKKDFGYSFPCDGPGRGGTCDISAWDAFYLAVFWMLNTIGWVTFYWHWKHITLWQGNVSQFNESSTYLMGWLRDYLWLNSSQLINGYNPFGMNSLSVWAWMFLFGHLVWATGFMFLISWRGYWQELIETLAWAHERTPLANLIRWRDKPVALSIVQARLVGLAHFSVGYIFTYAAFLIASTSGKFG; via the coding sequence ATGGCATTAAGATTTCCAAGGTTTAGCCAAGGCTTAGCCCAGGACCCCACTACTCGTCGTATTTGGTTTGGTATTGCTACCGCACATGACTTTGAGAGTCATGATGATATTACTGAGGAACGTCTTTATCAGAATATTTTTGCTTCTCACTTCGGGCAGTTAGCAATAATTTTTCTTTGGACTTCCGGAAATCTATTTCATGTAGCTTGGCAAGGAAATTTTGAGTCATGGGTAAAAGACCCTTTACATGTAAGACCGATTGCGCATGCAATTTGGGATCCTCATTTTGGTCAACCGGCGGTGGAAGCATTTACTCGAGGGGGTGCTCTCGGACCAGTGAATATTGCCTATTCTGGTGTTTATCAGTGGTGGTATACAATTGGCTTACGCACTAATGAAGATCTTTATACCGGGGCTCTTTTTTTATTATTTCTTTCTGCCATATCCTTAATTGCGGGTTGGTTACACCTGCAACCGAAATGGAAACCAAGCGTTTCGTGGTTTAAAAATGCCGAATCTCGTCTAAATCATCATTTGTCAGGACTCTTCGGAGTAAGTTCCTTGGCTTGGACGGGGCATTTAGTTCATGTCGCTATTCCTGGATCCAGGGGGGAGTACGTTAGATGGAATAATTTCTTAGATGTATTACCACATCCTCAAGGGTTAGGCCCACTTTTTACAGGTCAGTGGAATCTTTATGCTCAAAACCCCGATTCTGATAGTCATTTATTTGGTACCGCCCAAGGGGCGGGAACTGCCATTCTAACTCTTCTCGGGGGATTCCATCCACAAACGCAAAGTTTGTGGCTGACCGATATGGCTCATCATCATTTAGCTATTGCATTTCTTTTTCTCGTTGCTGGTCATATGTATAGAACTAACTTCGGGATTGGGCATAGTATGAAAGATCTTTTAGAAGCACACACTCCTCCGGGGGGTCGATTAGGACGTGGACATAAGGGTCTTTATGACACAATCAATAACTCGATTCATTTTCAATTAGGGCTTGCTCTAGCCTCATTAGGAGTTATTACTTCTTTGGTAGCTCAACACATGTATTCTTTACCCGCGTATGCATTCATAGCACAAGACTTTACTACTCAAGCTGCGTTATATACTCATCACCAATACATCGCAGGGTTTATAATGACAGGGGCGTTTGCTCATGGAGCGATATTCTTCATTAGAGATTACAATCCGGAGCAGAATGAAGATAATGTATTGGCAAGAATGTTAGACCATAAAGAAGCTATCAAATCCCATTTAAGTTGGGTCAGCCTTTTTCTGGGGTTCCATACTTTGGGACTTTATGTTCATAACGATGTCATGCTTGCTTTTGGTACTCCGGAGAAACAAATCTTGATCGAACCCATATTTGCCCAATGGATACAGTCTGCTCATGGTAAGACTTCATATGGCTTCGATGTACTTTTATCTTCAACGAATGGCCCAGCATTCAATGCAGGTCAAAGCATATGGTTGCCCGGTTGGTTAAATGCTATTAATGAGAATAGTAATTCACTATTCTTAACAATAGGACCTGGCGACTTCTTGGTTCATCATGCGATTGCTCTAGGTTTACATACAACTACATTGATCTTAGTAAAAGGTGCTTTAGATGCACGTGGTTCCAAGTTAATGCCAGATAAAAAGGATTTTGGTTATAGTTTTCCTTGCGACGGTCCGGGACGAGGCGGTACTTGTGATATTTCGGCTTGGGACGCATTTTATTTGGCGGTTTTTTGGATGTTAAATACCATTGGATGGGTTACTTTTTATTGGCATTGGAAGCACATCACATTATGGCAGGGTAACGTTTCGCAGTTTAATGAATCCTCCACTTATTTGATGGGGTGGTTAAGAGATTACCTATGGTTAAACTCTTCACAACTTATCAACGGATATAACCCGTTTGGTATGAATAGTTTATCCGTCTGGGCGTGGATGTTCCTATTTGGACATCTTGTTTGGGCTACTGGATTTATGTTCTTAATTTCCTGGCGTGGATATTGGCAGGAATTGATTGAAACTTTAGCATGGGCTCATGAACGCACACCTTTGGCTAATTTAATTCGGTGGAGAGATAAACCAGTGGCTCTTTCCATTGTGCAAGCAAGATTAGTTGGATTAGCTCACTTTTCTGTAGGTTATATATTTACTTATGCAGCTTTCTTGATTGCCTCTACATCGGGCAAATTCGGTTAA
- the psbC gene encoding photosystem II 44 kDa protein, whose translation METLFNGTLALAGRDQETTGFAWWAGNARLINLSGKLLGAHVAHAGLIVFWAGGMNLFEVAHFVPEKPMYEQGLILLPHLATLGWGVGPGGEVIDTFPYFVSGVLHLISSAVLGFGGIYHSLLGPETLEESFPFFGYVWKDRNKMTTILGIHLILLGIGAFLLVLKALYFGGVYDTWAPGGGDVRKITNLTLSPSVIFGYLLKSPFGGEGWIVSVDDLEDIIGGHVWLGSICIFGGIWHILTKPFAWARRALVWSGEAYLSYSLAALSVFGFIACCFVWFNNTAYPSEFYGPTGPEASQAQAFTFLVRDQRLGANVGSAQGPTGLGKYLMRSPTGEVIFGGETMRFWDLRAPWLEPLRGPNGLDLSRLKKDIQPWQERRSAEYMTHAPLGSLNSVGGVATEINAVNYVSPRSWLATSHFVLGFFLFVGHLWHAGRARAAAAGFEKGIDRDLEPVLFMTPLN comes from the coding sequence GTGGAAACGCTCTTTAATGGAACTTTAGCTTTAGCTGGTCGTGACCAAGAAACCACCGGTTTCGCTTGGTGGGCCGGGAATGCCCGACTTATAAATTTGTCCGGTAAACTACTTGGGGCTCACGTAGCTCACGCCGGATTAATTGTATTCTGGGCTGGAGGAATGAACTTATTTGAAGTGGCCCATTTCGTACCAGAAAAACCCATGTATGAACAAGGATTGATTTTACTTCCCCATCTTGCTACTCTAGGTTGGGGGGTAGGTCCTGGTGGGGAAGTTATAGACACCTTTCCATACTTTGTATCTGGAGTACTTCACTTAATTTCCTCTGCAGTATTGGGCTTTGGCGGTATTTATCATTCACTTCTCGGACCCGAGACTCTTGAAGAATCTTTTCCATTCTTCGGTTATGTATGGAAAGATAGAAATAAAATGACCACAATTTTGGGTATTCACTTAATCTTATTAGGTATAGGTGCTTTTCTTCTAGTACTCAAGGCTCTTTATTTTGGGGGCGTATATGATACTTGGGCTCCTGGGGGGGGCGATGTAAGAAAAATTACTAACCTGACCCTTAGCCCAAGTGTTATATTTGGTTATTTACTAAAATCTCCTTTTGGGGGAGAAGGATGGATTGTTAGTGTAGACGACTTAGAAGATATAATTGGAGGGCATGTATGGTTAGGTTCCATTTGTATATTTGGTGGAATCTGGCATATCTTAACCAAACCCTTTGCATGGGCCCGTCGCGCCCTTGTATGGTCTGGGGAGGCTTACTTGTCTTATAGTTTAGCTGCTTTATCTGTCTTTGGTTTCATCGCTTGTTGTTTTGTCTGGTTCAATAATACTGCTTATCCTAGTGAATTTTACGGGCCCACTGGGCCAGAAGCTTCTCAAGCGCAAGCATTCACCTTTCTAGTTCGAGACCAACGTCTTGGGGCTAACGTGGGATCCGCTCAAGGACCTACCGGTTTAGGTAAATATCTAATGCGTTCCCCAACAGGGGAGGTCATTTTTGGAGGAGAAACTATGCGTTTTTGGGACCTCCGCGCTCCCTGGTTGGAACCTCTAAGGGGTCCAAATGGCTTGGACTTGAGCAGGCTGAAAAAAGACATCCAACCTTGGCAAGAACGGCGTTCTGCGGAATATATGACCCATGCTCCTTTAGGTTCCTTAAATTCCGTGGGTGGCGTAGCTACTGAAATCAATGCAGTCAATTATGTTTCTCCTCGAAGTTGGTTAGCTACCTCTCATTTTGTTCTAGGATTCTTCCTATTCGTGGGTCATTTATGGCATGCGGGAAGAGCTCGTGCAGCTGCAGCAGGATTTGAAAAAGGAATTGATCGTGATTTGGAACCTGTTCTTTTCATGACCCCTCTTAACTGA
- the psbZ gene encoding photosystem II protein Z, which produces MTIAFQLAVFALIATSSILLISVPVVFASSDGWSSNKNVVFSGTSLWIGLVFLVAILNSLIS; this is translated from the coding sequence ATGACTATTGCTTTCCAATTGGCGGTTTTTGCATTAATTGCTACTTCCTCAATCTTACTGATTAGTGTACCTGTTGTATTTGCTTCTTCAGATGGTTGGTCAAGTAATAAAAATGTTGTATTTTCCGGTACATCATTATGGATTGGATTAGTCTTTCTGGTAGCTATACTTAATTCTCTCATTTCTTGA
- the petN gene encoding cytochrome b6/f complex subunit VIII, translated as MDIVSLAWAALMVVFTFSLSLVVWGRSGL; from the coding sequence ATGGATATAGTAAGTCTTGCTTGGGCCGCTTTAATGGTAGTCTTTACATTTTCCCTTTCACTTGTAGTATGGGGAAGAAGTGGACTCTAA